One genomic region from Anguilla rostrata isolate EN2019 chromosome 2, ASM1855537v3, whole genome shotgun sequence encodes:
- the h3f3d gene encoding H3 histone, family 3D, translating into MARTKQTARKSTGGKAPRKQLATKAARKSAPSTGGVKKPHRYRPGTVALREIRRYQKSTELLIRKLPFQRLVREIAQDFKTDLRFQSAAIGALQEASEAYLVGLFEDTNLCAIHAKRVTIMPKDIQLARRIRGERA; encoded by the exons ATGGCACGTACCAAGCAGACTGCCCGTAAATCGACTGGCGGTAAAGCGCCAAGGAAACAGCTGGCCACTAAAGCTGCAAGGAAAAGTGCACCCTCTACTGGTGGTGTGAAGAAGCCTCACAGATACAG gcCTGGAACTGTAGCCCTGAGGGAGATCCGTCGTTACCAGAAGTCGACAGAGCTGCTGATCCGCAAGCTTCCCTTCCAGCGCCTGGTTCGAGAAATCGCCCAGGACTTCAAGACCGACCTCAGGTTCCAGAGTGCGGCCATCGGCGCTCTGCAG GAAGCCAGTGAAGCTTACCTTGTCGGTCTGTTTGAGGACACCAACCTGTGCGCCATTCACGCCAAGAGAGTGACCATCATGCCCAAGGACATCCAGTTGGCAAGGCGAATCCGAGGCGAACGTGCTTAA
- the LOC135248117 gene encoding ubiquinol-cytochrome-c reductase complex assembly factor 4, whose translation MVSTLHDHRPTMPGVGQKLFAVLKHNGVSFRGVLFHGYRSEQKPTRLGATRNLCLSQRYRKLQSPQDQDDEEIEKPIKFSSSKASHRVWSVDRSFGSTHERPWWKVLPLSLFGVCFLLWCVFRQESQIDEKLEKRLDEHIPGLLSDEDDTDEDETRPDS comes from the exons ATGGTAAGCACACTTCACGATCATAGACCTACCATGCCGGGAGTGGGTCAAAAGCTGTTTGCGGTCTTGAAACACAACGGAGTATCGTTTCGTGGAGTATTGTTCCATGGATATAGGTCAGAGCAAAA GCCCACAAGACTGGGTGCCACGAGGAACCTGTGCTTGTCACAGAGGTACAGGAAGTTGCAGAGCCCACAAGACCAGGACGATGAGGAAATTGAGAAACCAATAAAATTCTCCTCCAGCAAAGCCAGCCACCGTGTCTGGAGTGTGGATCGTTCATTTGGGAGTACCCATGAGCGGCCTTGGTGGAAAGTCCTCCCGCTCAGCCTGTTCGGGGTTTGCTTCTTGCTGTGGTGTGTTTTTCGGCAAGAATCTCAAATCGATGAAAAGCTTGAAAAACGACTTGATGAACACATTCCTGGGTTACTTTCAGATGAAGATGACACAGACGAAGACGAGACAAGGCCGGATTCATGA
- the LOC135248113 gene encoding G-protein coupled estrogen receptor 1-like, translating to MEVYTTPLIYIYDNSTVEVNASSNYNRTGSAGTTDTYQFYIISLFLSCLYTIFLFPVGFIGNILILVVNLNHTEKMTIPDLYFVNLAVADLILVADSLIEVFNLNEQYYDIAVLCTFMSLFFQVNMYSSIFFLTWMSFDRYVALASSVSSSPLRTMQHAKLSCGLIWTASILATLLPFTIVQTQHRGEVNFCFANVFEIQWLEVTIGFLVPFSVIGLCYSLIVRILMRAQKHRGLWPRRQKALRMIVVVVLVFFICWLPENVFISVQLLQGATDPSRGSVGTLWHDYPLTGHIVNLAAFSNSCLNPIIYSFLGETFRDKLRLFVQQKASWSVLYRLCHHTLDLHIAVRTEVSEV from the coding sequence ATGGAAGTGTACACAACCCCCCTGATTTACATCTATGACAACAGCACCGTGGAGGTGAACGCTTCATCTAACTATAACAGGACGGGTTCGGCAGGGACTACGGATACCTACCAGTTCTACATCATCAGCCTTTTCCTCTCCTGCCTCTACACCATCTTCCTGTTCCCGGTCGGCTTTATCGGAAACATCCTGATACTGGTGGTCAACCTGAACCACACGGAAAAAATGACCATCCCCGACCTGTACTTTGTCAACCTGGCCGTGGCCGACCTCATCCTGGTGGCCGACTCACTGATCGAGGTCTTCAACCTGAACGAGCAGTACTACGACATCGCAGTCCTCTGCACCTTCATGTCCCTCTTCTTCCAGGTCAACATGTACAGCAGCATCTTCTTCCTGACGTGGATGAGCTTCGACCGCTACGTGGCCCTGGCCAGCTCGGTGAGCAGTAGCCCGCTGAGGACCATGCAGCATGCAAAGCTGAGCTGCGGCCTCATCTGGACGGCCTCCATCCTGGCCACCCtgctgcctttcaccattgtGCAGACGCAGCACCGGGGCGAAGTCAACTTCTGCTTCGCCAACGTCTTCGAGATCCAGTGGCTGGAGGTGACCATCGGCTTCCTGGTGCCCTTCTCGGTCATCGGCCTGTGCTACTCGCTGATCGTGCGCATCCTCATGCGGGCGCAGAAGCACCGGGGCCTTTGGCCTCGGAGGCAGAAGGCCCTGCGCATGAtcgtggtggtggtgctggtgttCTTCATCTGCTGGCTGCCCGAGAACGTCTTCATCAGCGTCCAGCTGCTGCAGGGCGCAACCGACCCATCTAGGGGGAGCGTCGGCACCCTGTGGCACGACTACCCGCTGACCGGCCACATCGTAAACCTGGCCGCCTTCTCCAACAGCTGCCTCAACCCCATCATCTACAGCTTTCTGGGGGAGACCTTCAGGGACAAGCTACGGCTATTCGTTCAACAAAAGGCCAGCTGGTCCGTGCTCTACCGTCTCTGTCACCACACTCTGGATTTACACATTGCTGTCAGGACAGAGGTGTCCGAGGTGTAA
- the LOC135248114 gene encoding uncharacterized protein LOC135248114, with amino-acid sequence MANTTNETACNPASTIDSIIHANDVVSRANYCYMFCAVLGFASGLFLFYSFFKSYRARRNWTWLDSFLCALSVSEFVILLCSLSSLAHRPNYLSTSNLNCTLLSFLFNGAFFSGQLLLVLMGFFLTFDRDPPSSALLQRARDTPAACVALTAALSLLCSALLAGLLGAGQKPYEVGCCRLDPRWYGYKATKLLLGFVLPNLLLLALLAAGCVLWGRPGGGGSGSFLSRLKAFPAFLAVALVTFVCRLFYSGVLMKLEGEPLMSVAEFVLFLGSCGSLVLVLLLHGPCRESLQAAARRLGDCCRSVGARDTNRHIMAPRIEITDTEQSYDQ; translated from the exons ATG GCAAACACGACCAATGAGACAGCTTGCAATCCAGCAAGCACAATCGACAGCATCATACATGCCAACGACGTGGTCTCCAGAGCAAACTACTGCTACATGTTCTGCGCAGTGCTGGGCTTCGCCTCGGGGCTCTTCCTCTTCTACAGCTTCTTCAAGTCCTACAGAGCCCGGAGGAACTGGACCTGGCTGGACAGCTTCCTGTGCGCCCTCTCCGTCTCCGAATTCGTCATCctgctctgctccctctcttccctggCTCACCGGCCGAACTACCTCAGCACCTCCAACCTCAACTGCACCCTCCTGTCCTTCCTGTTCAACGGGGCCTTCTTCAGCGGGCAGCTCCTGCTGGTGCTCATGGGCTTCTTCCTGACGTTCGACCGGGACCCGCCCAGCTCGGCCCTGCTCCAGCGGGCCCGGGACACGCCCGCCGCGTGCGTGGCCCTGACCGCCGCGCTGTCGCTGCTCTGCTCGGCGCTGCTGGCGGGGCtcctgggggcggggcaaaAACCCTACGAAGTCGGCTGTTGCCGGCTGGACCCGCGGTGGTACGGCTACAAGGCCACCAAGCTGCTCCTGGGCTTCGTCCTGCCCAACCTCCTCCTGCTGGCGCTCCTGGCGGCCGGCTGCGTGCTCTGGGGGaggcccggcggcggcggcagcggcagctTCCTGTCCAGGCTCAAGGCCTTCCCGGCCTTCCTGGCCGTGGCCCTGGTGACCTTCGTCTGCCGGCTCTTCTACAGCGGCGTGCTGATGAAGCTGGAAGGGGAACCGCTGATGAGCGTGGCCGAGTTTGTGCTGTTCTTGGGGAGCTGCGGCAgcctggtgctggtgctgctgctgcacggGCCCTGCAGGGAGAGCCTGCAGGCTGCCGCCCGTCGCCTGGGCGACTGCTGCCGCAGTGTGGGCGCCAGGGACACCAACCGCCACATCATGGCCCCCCGCATCGAGATCACAGACACGGAGCAGAGCTACGACCAGTGA